A genomic stretch from Anopheles nili chromosome X, idAnoNiliSN_F5_01, whole genome shotgun sequence includes:
- the LOC128728924 gene encoding U3 small nucleolar RNA-associated protein 25 homolog: MKKSRLKVQLASPSPSTQQSLKTRKPQIETELCYRKQANSMFLPVASDSEDEGVGEINEIENLIQHFRLQPNPPVHDSGEETGPDEEEMVENIEYGGEDVRVEDVADNHVQQVDVWDTTNIEMNDEPVADSNMFNSDDESMEQARQSDREIESDASSENDENVDRINDPYMVHTALKLSPAMLEAIAAEPKSIKMTTVSFGSLGTLCFELPTQPNEPVVPQIGSKEQYAKPGELPVRIIAQKGPVDWAALFVKEKIARNIPQNIDALQRDLFTVLNNYQDLYYSRRTHENASQLRFGYCLHALNHVFKAVSKEQNHTVKLAASKTAKYPKRSTLLSSAEYRDQGYVRPKVLIVVPFRESALQIVKTLAQLFARDNPKAVSNYKRFIDEYGGVSSSRFPHHNRKPLDYERTFAGNIDDNFHLGIAVNRSTMKLYAEYYSSDVIVASPLGLRMAIDGNGERHGDFDFLANIEQLIIDQAEVCYAQNWEHIQYVMEHMHKQLTTTEHTDMSRVREWCLNGWSKFYRQTVLVSGLDLPEIRAMYNGQFANYRGKAHAFGFVTNGTIRNVKVQVHQSFQRIDTSQFESEGHARFSHFINLILPQVRSMPIARCLIYVPSYFDFVRLRNHFKQEEISFTQICEHTSEENIAQALDMFHHGSKHFLLYSERAHFFQRNRIKGIRQLIMYGPPVFPNFYPEIVNLMSEENQNRMYDAANGYMTVTVLYTGFNMQHLAAILGTKCAQTIMKAPESVYRFSTDLN; this comes from the coding sequence ATGAAGAAAAGTAGGCTGAAGGTACAACTCGCATCACCGTCGCCATCGACGCAGCAGTCGCTAAAAACGCGAAAACCACAGATTGAGACAGAATTGTGCTATCGCAAGCAAGCTAATTCCATGTTCCTACCCGTGGCCAGCGATTCTGAGGACGAAGGTGTCGGTGAAAtcaatgaaattgaaaatcttATACAACATTTTAGGCTTCAACCGAACCCGCCGGTTCACGATAGTGGAGAGGAAACTGGCCCTGATGAGGAGGAAATGGTCGAAAATATCGAATACGGCGGTGAGGATGTGAGAGTAGAAGATGTGGCGGATAACCATGTGCAACAAGTGGATGTGTGGGACACAACCAACATCGAGATGAATGATGAACCTGTCGCCGATAGTAACATGTTCAACAGCGACGATGAATCGATGGAACAAGCAAGGCAAAGCGACCGGGAGATCGAAAGCGATGCGTCTTCAGAAAATGACGAAAACGTGGATCGAATAAACGACCCGTACATGGTTCATACCGCATTAAAACTGAGTCCCGCAATGCTGGAAGCGATAGCTGCGGAACCAAAGTCAATTAAGATGACAACGGTCTCGTTCGGTAGCCTAGGAACGCTGTGTTTCGAGCTACCCACACAGCCCAACGAGCCCGTTGTACCGCAAATTGGCTCCAAGGAGCAGTACGCGAAACCAGGCGAGCTACCTGTCCGAATTATAGCGCAAAAAGGTCCCGTAGATTGGGCGGCACTGTTCGTTAAAGAGAAGATAGCTCGCAACATCCCGCAGAACATTGACGCGCTCCAGCGGGACTTGTTCACCGTGCTGAACAACTATCAGGATCTCTACTACTCGCGGCGTACGCACGAAAACGCCAGTCAGCTGCGATTTGGCTACTGCTTGCACGCGCTCAATCACGTGTTCAAGGCGGTTAGTAAAGAGCAAAACCACACCGTAAAGCTGGCCGCTAGCAAGACGGCTAAATACCCAAAACGCAGCACGCTACTGTCCAGCGCGGAATATCGCGACCAGGGCTACGTCCGCCCCAAAGTGCTGATTGTGGTGCCGTTCCGTGAATCGGCGCTTCAGATCGTAAAAACGCTTGCGCAACTGTTCGCCCGTGACAACCCGAAAGCGGTGTCCAATTACAAGCGGTTCATCGACGAATATGGGGGCGTATCGTCGTCGCGATTTCCACACCACAACCGCAAACCGCTCGACTACGAGCGCACGTTCGCTGGCAACATCGACGACAACTTCCACCTCGGAATTGCCGTCAACCGATCGACGATGAAGCTGTACGCGGAATACTACTCTTCCGACGTGATCGTGGCTTCTCCGCTCGGTCTGCGCATGGCAATCGATGGAAATGGCGAGCGGCATGGCGATTTCGACTTCCTCGCTAACATTGAGCAGCTCATCATCGACCAGGCGGAGGTGTGCTATGCTCAAAATTGGGAGCACATTCAGTACGTCATGGAGCACATGCACAAGCAACTAACCACCACCGAGCACACGGACATGTCGCGCGTCCGCGAATGGTGCCTAAACGGGTGGTCCAAATTTTACCGCCAAACCGTACTGGTGTCAGGGCTGGATCTGCCTGAGATACGTGCAATGTACAACGGACAGTTCGCCAACTACCGTGGGAAAGCGCATGCTTTCGGTTTCGTGACCAACGGCACCATCCGGAACGTGAAGGTGCAGGTACATCAGAGCTTCCAGCGTATCGATACGTCGCAGTTCGAGAGCGAAGGACACGCCCGGTTTTCGCACTTTATCAACCTTATCCTGCCCCAGGTCCGCTCGATGCCGATAGCTCGCTGTCTGATCTACGTTCCGAGTTACTTCGATTTCGTGCGGTTGCGAAACCATTTCAAGCAAGAAGAAATAAGTTTTACACAGATTTGCGAGCACACGTCCGAGGAGAATATAGCGCAGGCACTGGATATGTTTCATCATGGCAGCAAGCACTTTCTACTGTACTCCGAGCGGGCGCATTTCTTCCAGCGCAACCGCATCAAGGGCATTCGGCAACTCATCATGTACGGACCGCCCGTTTTTCCGAATTTCTACCCGGAGATTGTTAATCTCATGAGCGAGGAGAACCAAAATCGCATGTATGACGCCGCGAACGGGTACATGACCGTGACTGTGCTATACACCGGCTTCAATATGCAGCATCTGGCCGCGATATTAGGCACGAAGTGCGCACAAACCATTATGAAGGCGCCCGAATCGGTGTACCGTTTTTCGACGGACCTAAACTGA
- the LOC128728354 gene encoding 39S ribosomal protein L40, mitochondrial — translation MLNISVLNRFVPLLGHTRSIHSTTGLLFRSTPVLCAEPLKKKKKLDPQIVKQREERRRKRLEKQIRRLEKNARQLKPIEELETPMELIDEQSKRKRTVPKQSLELIESRALLEKQWAKFKMQEKLSDYQLFDRIMAAQTKALNELKLESEELYQKAIQVDRALVPFSATGPVSTPPIKDYEQPDGDYIDVSRKWE, via the exons atgttaaacattTCGGTGTTAAATCG ATTCGTTCCGCTGCTGGGCCACACGAGGTCAATTCATAGCACCACTGGTCTGCTGTTCCGCAGTACGCCGGTACTGTGTGCAGAACCgctaaaaaagaagaaaaagctcgACCCTCAAATCGTCAAGCAGCGCGAGGAACGCAGACGAAAGCGTCTCGAGAAGCAAATTCGTAGACTGGAGAAGAATGCCCGTCAATTGAAACCGATCGAGGAGCTCGAAACCCCAATGGAGCTGATAGACGAGCAAAG CAAACGAAAACGTACTGTGCCTAAACAATCCCTTGAACTGATCGAGAGCCGAGCATTGCTGGAGAAACAGTGGGCCAAATTTAAGATGCAGGAGAAGCTGAGCGACTATCAACTGTTCGATCGGATAATGGCAGCGCAAACCAAAGCATTGAATGAGCTGAAACTGGAATCCGAAGAACTATACCAGAAGGCGATTCAAGTCGATCGAGCGTTGGTGCCGTTCAGTGCGACTGGCCCAGTCTCAACTCCTCCAATCAAAGACTATGAACAACCAGATGGCGATTACATCGATGTGTCGCGGAAGTGGGAATAA
- the LOC128728356 gene encoding cytochrome c oxidase subunit 7A, mitochondrial-like — translation MSYKNIARLVLQQNRQFSRTATASSGEVAQGYKELKHIQEKFQKPDGKPVFLKGGAMDNALFSLTVVLSLVGLAGIGKLFYELSYPKKED, via the exons ATGAGCTACAAA AATATTGCCCGATTGGTGCTGCAGCAGAACCGACAATTCTCCCGCACCGCAACGGCCTCATCCGGCGAAGTGGCCCAGGGTTACAAGGAGTTGAAACACATCCAGGAAAAATTCCAG AAACCCGATGGAAAGCCTGTGTTCCTGAAGGGAGGCGCGATGGACAACGCGCTGTTCTCCCTGACGGTGGTTCTTAGCTTGGTTGGTCTGGCCGGTATTGGCAAGCTCTTCTACGAACTGAGCTACCCGAAAAAGGAGGATTAG
- the LOC128728355 gene encoding neuroparsin-A-like, with product MMSSRSVLLFTVVLMGYFYWSLAQPKNPIKVRCMVKPEVNNSAMCPHGTFLNACGKWDCIKGPGENCGTNIPDIILYGKCADGLWCCNGQCKGCTKGNCFNEACHPSKRHSYQPRSDPDMLARYIDRLYSIYDY from the exons ATGATGTCCTCCCGAAGCGTGCTCCTGTTCACCGTCGTCCTGATGGGATACTTTTACTGGAGTCTAGCCCAACC GAAGAACCCAATCAAGGTGCGGTGCATGGTGAAGCCAGAAGTCAACAACTCGGCCATGTGCCCCCACGGGACCTTCCTCAACGCGTGCGGCAAGTGGGATTGCATCAAG GGTCCGGGCGAGAACTGCGGTACCAACATTCCCGATATCATCCTGTACGGCAAGTGCGCGGATGGGTTGTGGTGCTGTAACGGTCAGTGCAAAGGCTGCACCAAAGGAAACTGCTTCAACGAGGCCTGCCATCCGTCCAAACGGCACAGCTATCAGCCCCGCTCCGACCCGGATATGCTGGCGCGGTACATCGATCGGCTCTACTCGATCTACGACTACTAG